GATGACGACAAGGGTATTGTCCTGATCCGCCCCGATCAGGATGTGCCAAACGGGTCGCGCCTGTTTTAACCACAAAAGAAAAGGACGGATATCGTCATTGCGATACCCGCCCTTTTCCCGCTCGTGTCACGCTCCCGCCAGGGTTAGCGTGCCAAAATGCCCGATGCTTCACGCGTTCGGCCAACAATCAGGGGAATGTCTTCCGACGCCTTGATCATGTCCTTGAACAAATTCTGGGATGTCTCGACGGAAGTCTGTACGCCGCGCATCTCGCTGCTAACCTGATGGGTGATTTCTGCTTGCTGTGAAACAGCCAGCGAAACCACCGCCACCCGACTGAGCATCGCCTTTAGATCCCCCCGGACAGCTGTCGAAACACGCGCCGTTTCACCGACGCATTTTTCCAAAACTTCGATCTGCTCAATAATGGCGGGATCATCGCGTGCGCAGTCGCGCAACACATCAAGTGCCTTTTCAATCGATGCAATCGCCCCGTCACTTTCTATTGCATGATCGAATGCGTGATCGGCAACCGATCGCAGCTCGGTCATGCGTTGGGCTGTTTCATCCACGCTGCTGACAAGACGTCCGGCGACCATCGCACTGACTTCCAGATGCGCCTGTGCCCGACGCCATGACGCCGCAATATCCTCGTAACGCTGGTCAATCTTGCCAACGGTCTGATCAATTTCGTCGAAACCGACTTCAAGCGTCGATTTCAAATTAGCCAGTGACGTGACCTGTTCGGTAATATCGCTGGCAAGTTTGACGATCTTGCACACTTTCCCGTCGGCCCCGTAAACCGGGCTATAGCTTGCTTCAAACCAGACCTCGCGACCGTCCTTGCCAAAACGCTTGAACTGGCAGGCCCGGTTCTTTCCCTTTGCCAGCGACCGCCAGAAAGTACGGTACTCGGCACTCGCGGCATATTCGGGATCAACAAACATGCTGTGATGTTTGCCTGCCACTTCCGACAGGCTGTAACCCATTGCGACGAGGAAATTGTAATTGGCAGTCAGGATGTTTCCCGCGATATCAAACTCTACGACCGCCTGGCTATGTTCAATCGCGTCCACTTTGCCCTGCAGGTCGGCCAAACTGTCATGACGCTCGGTAATATCAACGCCAAGCCGCACAATTCGGATTACCTTGCCGCAGCGATCCTTCACCGGACCGACGGTTTCTTCAACCCACTTACGCTCCCCAGTCTTGGTGATCCATGGCAAAATGACACTTTTGGATTTACCGGCCCGCAAATCAACCCAGCACAGACCGTACTCGGCTGCCTCGACCACATCGTCCGACAAAAACATCGAATGGTGACGGCCCAGAACCTCTTCTTCGCCATATCCGGTCAATGCAAGGAAATTATCATTTACGCGGATGACATTGCCTTCCAGATCGAACTCGGCAACAGAAAACGACGCGTCAATCATCCCGAAAACGTCATCGAACTCATCAGCGGTTTCAACAGTTATGGATGTCAGTGAATTCATGGACAACTCCGGCATATCGCAACTTCGCAAAACGGGTTCATTTGATGTGCCGACTATCGCCTGACCATGCCTGATACGACATCCCCATTTGGGGAGGTCGAATATACCTACGTATAAATTTTGGTATGGACTTCATAGAAATGCACTCACAAACAAAGAGAGGCAGAATGCAAAAGCATCCTGCCTCTTTTCTTCAAAATTGTCTGATTTCTGCTCTGGACACCCTTAGCGCGCAAGCACCAATGCTGCCTCTCGGGTGCGCCCGACGCTGCTTGACACGATAGAGGAGGCATCGCGGATAAAGTTTACGCTGCTTGCGAACTGCTCAACAGAATTTGCCATGCTTTGCATGTTGCTTGAAACCTGCTGGGTCACAGCGCTTTGTTCTTCGACAGCCGAGGAAATCGTGGTGACATTGTTCAGTACATCTTCAACTTCAGTCCGGATTGACCCCAGCACGCCGGCGACTTCTCCAGCGATGTTCTGAACACCTTCGATCTCGCCAGTAATCTGTTCGGTGGCCTTGGCAACCTGATTGGCCAGATTTTTGACTTCATTGGCGACAACCGCAAAGCCTTTGCCCGCTTCACCAGCACGGGCGGATTCAATCGTCGCGTTCAGTGCCAGCAAATTGATCTGCCCCGCAATACCCTGGATGACATCAATGATGCTGCTCATCGCCGTAACGACTTCACTCATTTTTTCAGTTGATGCGCCTGCGGCGATGGATTTTTCGAACACCTGATCAGTTGATGCGCGCGCCTCCGCCATACTGCGAGAAATCTCGGCAATAGATGCAGCAAGCTCTTCAGCCGCCGCAGCAACTGTTTGCACATTCGAGGATGTTTCTTCACAGGTCGAATGCGCAACCGTTGAACGCTGTTCAAGCTCACCCAGGCTCTGGTCAATTTCGCCAAAGTTGCTGTCGATCATCTGCTTCAGGTCTGTCAGGAGTTTGACCTGCTCTGTGATGTCGCTGGCATATTTCACCACCTTGTAAGGTACGCCATTGGCGTCAAATATCGGGTTATAGGATGCCTCGATCCAGACTTCCTTTCCACCCTTGGCAAAACGCTTGAACTGCCGGGAGACGAAGTTTCCATTAGCCAGATTGCGCCAAAACTCTGCATAATCATGGCTGCTTGCATAGGATGGATCGACAAACATGCGGTGATGCTTGCCAACAATTTCTGAAAGCTCGTATCCCATCGCATTGAGGAAATTGTCGTTCGCATCAAGGATTTTGCCGTTCAGATCAAATTCAATGACGGCTTGACTACGGCTAATTGCATTCACCTTGCCTTCGAAATCGGCCATGGTTTCCTGGCGTTTGGTGATGTCCGAGGCAAACTTCACGATCTTGAGCACGTTGCCTTTGTCGTCGCACACTGGATTATAAGTTGCCTCGATCCAGATCCGTTGACCGGTTTTGGTAATGCGCGGGAATGCGGCACTTTTAAACACGCCCTTGCCCAAATCAGACCAAAAGGCATTGTAGTCAGCACTACGGCGAATTTCTTCGGGCACAAACATTGCGTGATGCTTTCCAACGATCTCGGACAGTTCATAGCCCATCACATTCAAAAAGTTCTTGTTTGCACGCAAAACGTTTCCCTGCAGATCAAATTCGATAACCGCAAGCGATTTATCCAGCGCCTCCAGAGTCATCGCAGCGGTCTGGGAACCTGATTGTTTGAAGAAGTTGAAAAAGCCCATCTTAGTTTCCTTTCACACTGCATCAGGACTTTTAACAAGCTTCCAAACCTGACGCTTCATGCCCCCAAACTACCCAACTCGCGAACAAGCAAACATCCCCATTTGAGGAGGTATGTATACCTACGTATACAACCCGGTATAAATCGCGGATTTCACCCAAACAAAAGGGCAGCACCCAACGGATGCTGCCCTCTGATCTTTCGACTGAAATGTGGCCGGTGGCCTATTTCTCAACGAACGCCTTTTCGATGACGAAGTGGCCCGGTTCGTTCATGTTGCCTTCCTTGCCCCCCCACTCAAGAAGCATCTTGCGGGTATCGGCAATCATCTGCGGGTTGCCACACAGCATGAAACGGTCGTTTTCAAGGGTCGGCTTTTCCAGACCAAGGTCGTCATAAAGCTTGCCCGATTCCATCAGTTCGGTGATACGGCCCTGATGCTTGAACTCTTCGCGGGTGACGGTCGGATAATACAGAAGCTTGTTCTGAACGTCTTCGCCGAAGAATTCGTTGTTCGGCAGTTCGCTGTGAATGAATTCCTGATAG
Above is a window of Thalassospira sp. ER-Se-21-Dark DNA encoding:
- a CDS encoding PAS domain-containing methyl-accepting chemotaxis protein; protein product: MGFFNFFKQSGSQTAAMTLEALDKSLAVIEFDLQGNVLRANKNFLNVMGYELSEIVGKHHAMFVPEEIRRSADYNAFWSDLGKGVFKSAAFPRITKTGQRIWIEATYNPVCDDKGNVLKIVKFASDITKRQETMADFEGKVNAISRSQAVIEFDLNGKILDANDNFLNAMGYELSEIVGKHHRMFVDPSYASSHDYAEFWRNLANGNFVSRQFKRFAKGGKEVWIEASYNPIFDANGVPYKVVKYASDITEQVKLLTDLKQMIDSNFGEIDQSLGELEQRSTVAHSTCEETSSNVQTVAAAAEELAASIAEISRSMAEARASTDQVFEKSIAAGASTEKMSEVVTAMSSIIDVIQGIAGQINLLALNATIESARAGEAGKGFAVVANEVKNLANQVAKATEQITGEIEGVQNIAGEVAGVLGSIRTEVEDVLNNVTTISSAVEEQSAVTQQVSSNMQSMANSVEQFASSVNFIRDASSIVSSSVGRTREAALVLAR
- a CDS encoding PAS domain S-box protein, which gives rise to MNSLTSITVETADEFDDVFGMIDASFSVAEFDLEGNVIRVNDNFLALTGYGEEEVLGRHHSMFLSDDVVEAAEYGLCWVDLRAGKSKSVILPWITKTGERKWVEETVGPVKDRCGKVIRIVRLGVDITERHDSLADLQGKVDAIEHSQAVVEFDIAGNILTANYNFLVAMGYSLSEVAGKHHSMFVDPEYAASAEYRTFWRSLAKGKNRACQFKRFGKDGREVWFEASYSPVYGADGKVCKIVKLASDITEQVTSLANLKSTLEVGFDEIDQTVGKIDQRYEDIAASWRRAQAHLEVSAMVAGRLVSSVDETAQRMTELRSVADHAFDHAIESDGAIASIEKALDVLRDCARDDPAIIEQIEVLEKCVGETARVSTAVRGDLKAMLSRVAVVSLAVSQQAEITHQVSSEMRGVQTSVETSQNLFKDMIKASEDIPLIVGRTREASGILAR